In Notamacropus eugenii isolate mMacEug1 chromosome 1, mMacEug1.pri_v2, whole genome shotgun sequence, one genomic interval encodes:
- the UBE2D1 gene encoding ubiquitin-conjugating enzyme E2 D1, which translates to MALKRIQKELSDLQRDPPAHCSAGPVGDDLFHWQATIMGPPDSAYQGGVFFLTVHFPTDYPFKPPKIAFTTKIYHPNINSNGSICLDILRSQWSPALTVSKVLLSICSLLCDPNPDDPLVPDIAQIYKSDKEKYNRHAREWTQKYAM; encoded by the exons GAATTAAGTGATCTGCAGCGTGACCCTCCTGCCCACTGCTCAGCAGGCCCTGTAGGAGATGACT TGTTCCACTGGCAAGCCACTATTATGGGACCT CCGGACAGCGCATATCAAGGTGGAGTCTTCTTTCTCACTGTACATTTCCCAACAGACTATCCTTTTAAGCCACCAAAG ATTGCTTTCACAACAAAAATCTATCACCCAAACATAAATAGCAATGGAAGTATTTGTCTTGACATCCTGAGGTCACAGTGGTCACCAGCTCTGACTGTATCAAAAG ttttgttGTCCATATGTTCACTACTTTGTGACCCAAATCCAGATGACCCGTTAGTACCAGATATTGCACAGATCTATAAATCAGACAAGGAAAA ATACAACAGACACGCGAGAGAATGGACTCAGAAATATGCAATGTAA